Proteins from a single region of Rhinolophus sinicus isolate RSC01 linkage group LG13, ASM3656204v1, whole genome shotgun sequence:
- the SYNM gene encoding synemin isoform X2, which yields MLSWRLHTSSEKAELQELNARLSEYVCRVRELERENLLLEEELRGRRRKEGLGAQGQARWAEEARGLRQQLDELSWATALAEGERDALRQELRELQLLGEEERAARARLDAELGVQRRELQEALGARAALEALLGRLQAERRGLDATHEREVRELRARAASLTLHYRARTTGPAAPPPRLREVHDSYALLVAESWRDSVQLYEDEVRELEAALRHGQESRLQAEEETRLCAQEAEALQRQALELEQLRVLLEDELLRKREAYELQAEERQNVLACLEEEKAALTLAMADRLRDYQELLQVKTGLSLEVATYRALLEGESNPEILILTERIENLPQEFRNTSYHYTNSVLQRENERNRFLRQKPPSGRFQHSSALPSNLWADRASHTRNVARRSFLGSGYPSFTTTRREHAYEKTTSSSPANFRTFSPSHGLLRNTEAQLKTFPSGPRTEGTRDAPARVTKESSFTQESYRERQGNVVASASESPWSNERTVILGKKTEAKATREQERNRAGTVQAKREEKMFDSKEKASEERNLRWEELTKLDKEARKRESQQMREKVEEKLPSKEKSVREREVPIRLDLSQDSTPEGAPKGFQTPLKKDAGGGPAKRVERREARLRWDARDATGSLKGDSMTEAIAEDIVSGILKQLSPSPTTEAPADSFPDTRVTYVGRKELPGDKKTKTEIVVESKLTEVVDVSEEAGQDYLLSMNVREKVGLKGKSTEQAIGDIISLGLKGRQGTAKVVNVEIIEEPLSYVGGEKAGEFSTPFHVQEVDDMSPGSQGLAEEAGYGEREVMFSVHQRKETELPQENVSHVEEVTEAGDSEGEQSYFVSTPDECPEHDIGHDRDEGSVYGQVHIEEESTIRYSWQDEIVPGSRRRIRVGDALGEKVVKPLDVPEPSLEGDVGSPHWKEQSRSGEFHAEATVIEKEIKIPHEFHTSVRRDSKEPRHQMVEVIGQLEDSLPERLKEELSALTKEGQSGSGNVSVDVKKIPTSGDGSMTLVAEVNLSETVDADQLDLELLSKGEAGEIEKAVESVVRDAVARRYSPAPGSPDREASGPAPVAGFGFKRWATQELYRPCAEDDDAAWASHSTHRVTSQGPVSATVEVTSPTGFAQSHVLEDVSQSVRHIKIDTPGIWRTERVTREGPIAEVVEMDVSNVEVAPTWTGEATFLFPTGTEAEARSVSDSGTWRDPGGRNDRAASVSFQGKEQAEFDKTVQLQRMVDQRSVVSDEKKVAVLYLDNQEEDEGHWF from the exons ATGCTGTCCTGGCGGCTGCACACAAGCTCCGAAAAGGCCGAGTTGCAGGAGCTCAATGCCCGGCTCTCGGAGTACGTGTGCCGGGTGCGGGAACTGGAGCGCGAAAACCTGCTCCTGGAGGAGGAGTTGCGCGGCCGGCGCAGGAAGGAGGGCCTGGGGGCGCAGGGCCAGGCCCGCTGGGCCGAGGAGGCGCGCGGCTTGCGGCAGCAGCTGGACGAGCTGAGCTGGGCCACGGCGCTGGCCGAGGGCGAGCGCGACGCGCTGCGGCAGGAGCTGCGGGAGCTGCAGCTGCTGGGCGAGGAGGAGCGCGCCGCCCGCGCCCGCCTGGACGCCGAGCTGGGGGTGCAGCGCCGCGAGCTGCAGGAGGCGCTGGGCGCGCGCGCCGCCCTCGAGGCGCTGCTGGGCCGGCTGCAGGCCGAGCGCCGCGGCCTCGACGCGACCCACGAGCGCGAAGTGCGGGAGCTGCGCGCACGCGCCGCCAGCTTGACCCTGCACTACCGCGCCCGCACCACCGGCCCCGCCGCGCCCCCGCCGCGCCTGCGGGAGGTGCACGACAGCTACGCCTTGCTGGTGGCCGAGTCGTGGCGGGACTCCGTGCAGCTCTACGAGGACGAGGTGCGCGAGCTGGAGGCGGCCCTGCGGCACGGCCAGGAGAGCCGGCTCCAGGCCGAGGAGGAGACGCGGCTGTGCGCGCAGGAGGCGGAGGCGCTGCAGCGCCAGGCGCTCGAGCTGGAGCAGCTGCGCGTGCTGCTGGAGGATGAGCTGCTGCGGAAGCGCGAGGCCTATGAGCTGCAGGCCGAGGAGCGGCAG AACGTGCTCGCTtgcctggaggaggagaaggcggCCCTCACCTTGGCCATGGCTGACCGGCTGCGGGACTACCAGGAACTCCTGCAGGTGAAGACCGGCCTCAGCCTGGAGGTGGCAACCTACAG aGCCTTACTGGAAGGAGAAAGTAATCCAGAGATTTTGATCTTAACTGAGCGCATTGAAAACCTGCCACAAG AATTCAGAAACACGTCCTATCACTATACCAACTCGGTATTacagagggaaaatgaaagaaatcggTTTCTGAGGCAGAAACCACCTTCGGGAAGATTCCAGCACAGCTCAGCGCTGCCTTCTAACCTGTGGGCAGACCGTGCGTCACACACTAGAAACGTTGCCAGGAGAAGCTTCCTGGGCTCCGGATATCCTTCCTTTACCACCACCCGGCGGGAACACGCTTACGAAAAAACCACCAGCAGCAGTCCAGCCAACTTCAGAACTTTCTCTCCCAGCCATGGGcttttaagaaatactgaagCGCAACTGAAAACATTCCCCAGTGGACCAAGAACTGAAGGTACCAGGGACGCCCCCGCTCGTGTCACCAAAGAGTCCTCCTTCACCCAGGAGTCCTACCGAGAACGCCAGGGCAATGTGGTGGCCAGTGCTTCCGAAAGCCCTTGGTCAAATGAGAGGACtgtcattttggggaaaaaaacagaagctaAAGCCAcgagagagcaggagagaaacAGAGCGGGCACTGTCCAAGCAAAGCgagaagagaaaatgtttgatTCTAAGGAGAAGGCTTCAGAGGAGAGAAACTTAAGGTGGGAAGAACTAACCAAGTTAGATAAAGaagcgagaaagagagagagccagCAAATGAGGGAAAAGGTGGAGGAGAAGTTGCCATCGAAGGAGAAAAGcgtgagagaaagagaggtacCGATCCGTCTGGACCTATCCCAGGACAGCACACCAGAGGGGGCCCCCAAAGGTTTCCAGACGCCCTTAAAGAAGGATGCAGGTGGTGGTCCAGCTAAAAGGGTGGAAAGGAGAGAGGCAAGGCTCAGGTGGGATGCCAGGGACGCCACAGGCTCTCTGAAAGGTGATTCCATGACTGAAGCCATAGCAGAAGACATTGTGTCTGGTATCCTGAAGCAGCTTTCCCCGTCTCCCACTACAGAAGCACCTGCTGATTCTTTTCCAGACACGAGAGTCACTTATGTGGGCAGGAAGGAGCTTCCTGGggacaagaaaacaaagactgaGATCGTCGTGGAGTCGAAACTGACCGAGGTAGTCGATGTTTCAGAGGAAGCTGGCCAGGACTACCTTTTGAGCATGAATGTACGGGAGAAGGTGGGGCTGAAAGGGAAATCCACCGAGCAGGCGATAGGAGACATAATCAGTCTCGGTCTGAAAGGAAGACAGGGGACAGCAAAGGTGGTCAACGTGGAGATCATCGAAGAGCCCCTGAGCTACGTGGGTGGCGAGAAGGCCGGTGAGTTTTCTACCCCATTCCACGTGCAGGAGGTGGATGACATGTCTCCGGGCTCCCAGGGGCTGGCTGAGGAGGCAgggtatggagagagagaggtcatGTTCTCAGTTCATCAACGAAAGGAGACGGAGCTGCCCCAAGAGAACGTAAGTCACGTTGAAGAAGTGACGGAGGCAGGTGACTCGGAGGGAGAGCAGAGTTATTTTGTGTCAACGCCAGATGAATGCCCCGAGCATGACATCGGACACGACAGGGATGAAGGCTCAGTGTACGGGCAGGTCCACATCGAAGAAGAATCCACCATCAGATACTCTTGGCAAGACGAAATTGTGCCGGGGTCACGGAGAAGAATAAGGGTGGGCGATGCATTGGGAGAGAAGGTTGTGAAGCCGCTGGACGTTCCAGAACCCTCGCTGGAGGGCGATGTGGGTTCTCCTCACTGGAAAGAACAATCTAGAAGTGGCGAATTTCATGCAGAAGCCACAGtcattgaaaaggaaattaaaataccCCACGAATTCCACACCTCCGTGAGGAGAGACTCCAAGGAGCCCCGACACCAGATGGTGGAGGTTATCGGACAGCTGGAGGACAGCCTCCCAGAGCGCTTGAAGGAGGAGCTGTCTGCCCTCACCAAAGAGGGTCAGAGCGGCTCAGGGAATGTTTCCGTGGATGTGAAGAAAATCCCGACTTCGGGCGATGGCTCCATGACCTTGGTTGCTGAAGTCAACCTCTCGGAAACTGTGGATGCAGACCAGTTAGATCTGGAGTTGCTGAGCAAAGGTGAAGCCGGTGAAATAGAGAAAGCGGTGGAGTCGGTGGTGCGAGATGCTGTGGCCCGGCGGTACAGCCCAGCGCCTGGGAGCCCAGACAGGGAAGCTTCAGGGCCAGCCCCAGTGGCCGGCTTTGGCTTTAAGCGCTGGGCCACCCAAGAACTGTACAGACCCTGTGCTGAGGATGATGACGCTGCCTGGGCCTCTCACAGCACACACAGGGTCACTTCCCAGGGTCCGGTGTCAGCCACTGTGGAGGTCACCAGCCCAACGGGCTTTGCCCAGTCCCACGTGCTAGAGGACGTAAGCCAGTCTGTAAGACACATTAAAATAGACACCCCTGGAATTTGGAGGACTGAGCGAGTCACACGTGAAGGACCCATTGCAGAAGTGGTGGAG ATGGACGTGAGTAACGTAGAGGTGGCCCCCACCTGGACCGGAGAGGccaccttcctcttccccacAGGGACGGAAGCAGAAGCTCGTAGCGTGTCTGACAGTGGGACCTGGAGAGACCCTGGCGGTAGGAATGACcgggcagccagcgtgagctttCAGGGCAAGGAGCAAGCTGAGTTTGATAAGACGGTGCAGCTACAGAGGATGGTAGACCAGAGGTCGGTGGTTTCCGACGAAAAGAAAGTCGCCGTCCTCTATCTAGACAATCAGGAAGAGGACGAGGGACACTGGTTTTGA
- the SYNM gene encoding synemin isoform X1, producing the protein MLSWRLHTSSEKAELQELNARLSEYVCRVRELERENLLLEEELRGRRRKEGLGAQGQARWAEEARGLRQQLDELSWATALAEGERDALRQELRELQLLGEEERAARARLDAELGVQRRELQEALGARAALEALLGRLQAERRGLDATHEREVRELRARAASLTLHYRARTTGPAAPPPRLREVHDSYALLVAESWRDSVQLYEDEVRELEAALRHGQESRLQAEEETRLCAQEAEALQRQALELEQLRVLLEDELLRKREAYELQAEERQNVLACLEEEKAALTLAMADRLRDYQELLQVKTGLSLEVATYRALLEGESNPEILILTERIENLPQEFRNTSYHYTNSVLQRENERNRFLRQKPPSGRFQHSSALPSNLWADRASHTRNVARRSFLGSGYPSFTTTRREHAYEKTTSSSPANFRTFSPSHGLLRNTEAQLKTFPSGPRTEGTRDAPARVTKESSFTQESYRERQGNVVASASESPWSNERTVILGKKTEAKATREQERNRAGTVQAKREEKMFDSKEKASEERNLRWEELTKLDKEARKRESQQMREKVEEKLPSKEKSVREREVPIRLDLSQDSTPEGAPKGFQTPLKKDAGGGPAKRVERREARLRWDARDATGSLKGDSMTEAIAEDIVSGILKQLSPSPTTEAPADSFPDTRVTYVGRKELPGDKKTKTEIVVESKLTEVVDVSEEAGQDYLLSMNVREKVGLKGKSTEQAIGDIISLGLKGRQGTAKVVNVEIIEEPLSYVGGEKAGEFSTPFHVQEVDDMSPGSQGLAEEAGYGEREVMFSVHQRKETELPQENVSHVEEVTEAGDSEGEQSYFVSTPDECPEHDIGHDRDEGSVYGQVHIEEESTIRYSWQDEIVPGSRRRIRVGDALGEKVVKPLDVPEPSLEGDVGSPHWKEQSRSGEFHAEATVIEKEIKIPHEFHTSVRRDSKEPRHQMVEVIGQLEDSLPERLKEELSALTKEGQSGSGNVSVDVKKIPTSGDGSMTLVAEVNLSETVDADQLDLELLSKGEAGEIEKAVESVVRDAVARRYSPAPGSPDREASGPAPVAGFGFKRWATQELYRPCAEDDDAAWASHSTHRVTSQGPVSATVEVTSPTGFAQSHVLEDVSQSVRHIKIDTPGIWRTERVTREGPIAEVVEVSGEGAPSQAVSSVGASWSVRHSMLGPDQSQVSKEIFFEGPVPACREAGGMAEPGPAELSTDTGRLGGHSVFGSKQFHATREMIFQSSISGAGKVGDSFQTEESVGTQTSVKHLQLGPREGFSAQIQFTAPLSDTVESGVRGAFVHPKERAENGTPVRHVTIGPQRLQTMEQTGPRPREFGDSESRAHGVGSADVTQGTRSYTWGRKVLTTDESTFQAAISASPQEASGGDSPGAEATLGTSRSFRHIQLGPGETQTSEHIVFHGPISKTFALAGSVDSPELGESADDSTTPRHVALGPKDTSFTFQMDVSNVEVAPTWTGEATFLFPTGTEAEARSVSDSGTWRDPGGRNDRAASVSFQGKEQAEFDKTVQLQRMVDQRSVVSDEKKVAVLYLDNQEEDEGHWF; encoded by the exons ATGCTGTCCTGGCGGCTGCACACAAGCTCCGAAAAGGCCGAGTTGCAGGAGCTCAATGCCCGGCTCTCGGAGTACGTGTGCCGGGTGCGGGAACTGGAGCGCGAAAACCTGCTCCTGGAGGAGGAGTTGCGCGGCCGGCGCAGGAAGGAGGGCCTGGGGGCGCAGGGCCAGGCCCGCTGGGCCGAGGAGGCGCGCGGCTTGCGGCAGCAGCTGGACGAGCTGAGCTGGGCCACGGCGCTGGCCGAGGGCGAGCGCGACGCGCTGCGGCAGGAGCTGCGGGAGCTGCAGCTGCTGGGCGAGGAGGAGCGCGCCGCCCGCGCCCGCCTGGACGCCGAGCTGGGGGTGCAGCGCCGCGAGCTGCAGGAGGCGCTGGGCGCGCGCGCCGCCCTCGAGGCGCTGCTGGGCCGGCTGCAGGCCGAGCGCCGCGGCCTCGACGCGACCCACGAGCGCGAAGTGCGGGAGCTGCGCGCACGCGCCGCCAGCTTGACCCTGCACTACCGCGCCCGCACCACCGGCCCCGCCGCGCCCCCGCCGCGCCTGCGGGAGGTGCACGACAGCTACGCCTTGCTGGTGGCCGAGTCGTGGCGGGACTCCGTGCAGCTCTACGAGGACGAGGTGCGCGAGCTGGAGGCGGCCCTGCGGCACGGCCAGGAGAGCCGGCTCCAGGCCGAGGAGGAGACGCGGCTGTGCGCGCAGGAGGCGGAGGCGCTGCAGCGCCAGGCGCTCGAGCTGGAGCAGCTGCGCGTGCTGCTGGAGGATGAGCTGCTGCGGAAGCGCGAGGCCTATGAGCTGCAGGCCGAGGAGCGGCAG AACGTGCTCGCTtgcctggaggaggagaaggcggCCCTCACCTTGGCCATGGCTGACCGGCTGCGGGACTACCAGGAACTCCTGCAGGTGAAGACCGGCCTCAGCCTGGAGGTGGCAACCTACAG aGCCTTACTGGAAGGAGAAAGTAATCCAGAGATTTTGATCTTAACTGAGCGCATTGAAAACCTGCCACAAG AATTCAGAAACACGTCCTATCACTATACCAACTCGGTATTacagagggaaaatgaaagaaatcggTTTCTGAGGCAGAAACCACCTTCGGGAAGATTCCAGCACAGCTCAGCGCTGCCTTCTAACCTGTGGGCAGACCGTGCGTCACACACTAGAAACGTTGCCAGGAGAAGCTTCCTGGGCTCCGGATATCCTTCCTTTACCACCACCCGGCGGGAACACGCTTACGAAAAAACCACCAGCAGCAGTCCAGCCAACTTCAGAACTTTCTCTCCCAGCCATGGGcttttaagaaatactgaagCGCAACTGAAAACATTCCCCAGTGGACCAAGAACTGAAGGTACCAGGGACGCCCCCGCTCGTGTCACCAAAGAGTCCTCCTTCACCCAGGAGTCCTACCGAGAACGCCAGGGCAATGTGGTGGCCAGTGCTTCCGAAAGCCCTTGGTCAAATGAGAGGACtgtcattttggggaaaaaaacagaagctaAAGCCAcgagagagcaggagagaaacAGAGCGGGCACTGTCCAAGCAAAGCgagaagagaaaatgtttgatTCTAAGGAGAAGGCTTCAGAGGAGAGAAACTTAAGGTGGGAAGAACTAACCAAGTTAGATAAAGaagcgagaaagagagagagccagCAAATGAGGGAAAAGGTGGAGGAGAAGTTGCCATCGAAGGAGAAAAGcgtgagagaaagagaggtacCGATCCGTCTGGACCTATCCCAGGACAGCACACCAGAGGGGGCCCCCAAAGGTTTCCAGACGCCCTTAAAGAAGGATGCAGGTGGTGGTCCAGCTAAAAGGGTGGAAAGGAGAGAGGCAAGGCTCAGGTGGGATGCCAGGGACGCCACAGGCTCTCTGAAAGGTGATTCCATGACTGAAGCCATAGCAGAAGACATTGTGTCTGGTATCCTGAAGCAGCTTTCCCCGTCTCCCACTACAGAAGCACCTGCTGATTCTTTTCCAGACACGAGAGTCACTTATGTGGGCAGGAAGGAGCTTCCTGGggacaagaaaacaaagactgaGATCGTCGTGGAGTCGAAACTGACCGAGGTAGTCGATGTTTCAGAGGAAGCTGGCCAGGACTACCTTTTGAGCATGAATGTACGGGAGAAGGTGGGGCTGAAAGGGAAATCCACCGAGCAGGCGATAGGAGACATAATCAGTCTCGGTCTGAAAGGAAGACAGGGGACAGCAAAGGTGGTCAACGTGGAGATCATCGAAGAGCCCCTGAGCTACGTGGGTGGCGAGAAGGCCGGTGAGTTTTCTACCCCATTCCACGTGCAGGAGGTGGATGACATGTCTCCGGGCTCCCAGGGGCTGGCTGAGGAGGCAgggtatggagagagagaggtcatGTTCTCAGTTCATCAACGAAAGGAGACGGAGCTGCCCCAAGAGAACGTAAGTCACGTTGAAGAAGTGACGGAGGCAGGTGACTCGGAGGGAGAGCAGAGTTATTTTGTGTCAACGCCAGATGAATGCCCCGAGCATGACATCGGACACGACAGGGATGAAGGCTCAGTGTACGGGCAGGTCCACATCGAAGAAGAATCCACCATCAGATACTCTTGGCAAGACGAAATTGTGCCGGGGTCACGGAGAAGAATAAGGGTGGGCGATGCATTGGGAGAGAAGGTTGTGAAGCCGCTGGACGTTCCAGAACCCTCGCTGGAGGGCGATGTGGGTTCTCCTCACTGGAAAGAACAATCTAGAAGTGGCGAATTTCATGCAGAAGCCACAGtcattgaaaaggaaattaaaataccCCACGAATTCCACACCTCCGTGAGGAGAGACTCCAAGGAGCCCCGACACCAGATGGTGGAGGTTATCGGACAGCTGGAGGACAGCCTCCCAGAGCGCTTGAAGGAGGAGCTGTCTGCCCTCACCAAAGAGGGTCAGAGCGGCTCAGGGAATGTTTCCGTGGATGTGAAGAAAATCCCGACTTCGGGCGATGGCTCCATGACCTTGGTTGCTGAAGTCAACCTCTCGGAAACTGTGGATGCAGACCAGTTAGATCTGGAGTTGCTGAGCAAAGGTGAAGCCGGTGAAATAGAGAAAGCGGTGGAGTCGGTGGTGCGAGATGCTGTGGCCCGGCGGTACAGCCCAGCGCCTGGGAGCCCAGACAGGGAAGCTTCAGGGCCAGCCCCAGTGGCCGGCTTTGGCTTTAAGCGCTGGGCCACCCAAGAACTGTACAGACCCTGTGCTGAGGATGATGACGCTGCCTGGGCCTCTCACAGCACACACAGGGTCACTTCCCAGGGTCCGGTGTCAGCCACTGTGGAGGTCACCAGCCCAACGGGCTTTGCCCAGTCCCACGTGCTAGAGGACGTAAGCCAGTCTGTAAGACACATTAAAATAGACACCCCTGGAATTTGGAGGACTGAGCGAGTCACACGTGAAGGACCCATTGCAGAAGTGGTGGAGGTAAGTGGGGAAGGTGCCCCGAGTCAGGCAGTGAGCTCGGTGGGAGCCAGCTGGTCTGTGAGGCACTCTATGTTGGGTCCTGATCAAAGTCAAGTGTCCAAAGAAATCTTCTTTGAAGGGCCTGTCCCTGCCTGTCGGGAGGCGGGGGGCATGGCAGAGCCTGGCCCAGCAGAGCTCTCCACCGATACTGGCAGGCTGGGGGGCCACAGCGTGTTTGGCTCCAAACAATTTCACGCAACAAGGGAAATGATTTTTCAGAGCTCCATTTCCGGGGCAGGGAAGGTTGGTGATTCTTTTCAAACAGAAGAGTCAGTGGGTACCCAGACTTCTGTAAAGCACCTCCAGTTAGGTCCCAGAGAGGGGTTCAGTGCGCAAATCCAGTTCACAGCCCCCCTTTCAGACACAGTGGAGTCGGGGGTCAGAGGAGCTTTTGTGCACCCCAAAGAGAGGGCAGAGAATGGCACACCCGTCAGGCACGTGACAATCGGGCCTCAGAGGCTTCAGACCATGGAGCAGACAGGTCCCCGACCCAGGGAATTTGGCGACTCTGAAAGCAGGGCCCATGGAGTGGGCTCAGCAGACGTGACCCAGGGCACTCGTAGTTACACCTGGGGTAGGAAAGTCCTAACGACTGATGAGAGCACCTTCCAAGCGGCCATTTCTGCATCTCCCCAGGAGGCAAGTGGGGGAGACTCGCCAGGGGCAGAAGCCACACTGGGCACAAGCAGATCCTTTAGGCATATTCAGCTAGGTCCTGGGGAAACCCAAACCTCTGAACACATCGTCTTCCATGGGCCCATTTCCAAAACATTTGCCCTTGCTGGTTCGGTAGATTCCCCTGAGCTTGGCGAGTCAGCAGACGACAGCACAACGCCAAGGCATGTTGCACTGGGGCCCAAAGACACTTCATTTACCTTTCAGATGGACGTGAGTAACGTAGAGGTGGCCCCCACCTGGACCGGAGAGGccaccttcctcttccccacAGGGACGGAAGCAGAAGCTCGTAGCGTGTCTGACAGTGGGACCTGGAGAGACCCTGGCGGTAGGAATGACcgggcagccagcgtgagctttCAGGGCAAGGAGCAAGCTGAGTTTGATAAGACGGTGCAGCTACAGAGGATGGTAGACCAGAGGTCGGTGGTTTCCGACGAAAAGAAAGTCGCCGTCCTCTATCTAGACAATCAGGAAGAGGACGAGGGACACTGGTTTTGA